One part of the Vibrio ponticus genome encodes these proteins:
- a CDS encoding AAA family ATPase, translating into MNTAQQAINQLIAQTEQSVIGQSHVVQALVIGLLTNGHILLEGLPGTAKTRSVKSLANLLNTSFGRIQFTPDLLPSDVTGTEVYQEVEGKPQLHFQPGPIFNSIVLADEVNRAPAKVQAALLEAMAEGTITVGDKTHQLPDLFMVLATQNPVEQEGTYPLPEAQMDRFIMKVTVDYPHDEAERDIIRLVRSEELGALSEASQAERQFIEPELVLEARRQLPHISVSDLVEKYIVALVMATRQPERYPESQLHAWIEIGASPRASIALDKCSRAYAWLQGRDHVTPDDVRAMVPFVLGHRFSLSYDALADGVNHLGVVNELLDHVEIA; encoded by the coding sequence ATGAACACTGCACAGCAAGCCATTAACCAACTTATTGCACAAACAGAGCAGAGTGTCATCGGTCAAAGTCATGTGGTGCAAGCTTTGGTGATCGGGCTGTTAACCAACGGGCATATTCTGCTAGAAGGCTTACCGGGTACGGCGAAAACACGTTCGGTAAAGTCATTGGCAAATTTACTCAACACCAGTTTCGGTCGTATTCAGTTTACGCCCGATTTGCTGCCTTCTGATGTCACTGGTACAGAGGTGTATCAGGAAGTTGAGGGCAAGCCACAATTGCATTTTCAGCCGGGTCCTATTTTCAACAGTATTGTATTGGCAGATGAAGTAAACCGCGCGCCAGCCAAAGTTCAAGCCGCTTTGCTTGAGGCGATGGCAGAAGGCACGATTACGGTTGGCGATAAAACCCATCAACTGCCCGATCTCTTCATGGTGCTTGCGACGCAAAACCCCGTAGAGCAAGAGGGGACTTATCCACTGCCTGAAGCACAGATGGATCGTTTTATTATGAAAGTGACGGTGGACTATCCGCACGACGAAGCTGAGCGCGATATTATTCGTTTAGTACGCAGTGAGGAGTTAGGCGCGCTAAGCGAAGCTAGCCAAGCAGAGAGACAATTTATTGAGCCGGAACTGGTGCTTGAAGCGAGGCGACAACTCCCGCATATCAGCGTCTCTGACTTGGTCGAAAAATACATCGTGGCGTTAGTCATGGCGACGCGACAACCTGAGCGATACCCAGAGAGTCAGTTACATGCATGGATAGAAATTGGCGCCAGCCCACGCGCTTCTATCGCGTTGGATAAATGTTCTCGCGCTTATGCTTGGCTACAAGGACGTGACCACGTTACGCCTGATGATGTAAGAGCGATGGTGCCTTTTGTCTTGGGGCATCGCTTTTCGCTCTCTTATGATGCGCTTGCCGATGGTGTGAATCATCTTGGTGTCGTCAATGAGTTACTTGATCATGTAGAAATCGCATAA
- a CDS encoding arylsulfatase, whose product MKANHGAKRRLAILAAALMGFASSSIAAEKPNILVIWGDDIGQSNVSAYTFGLMGYQTPNIDSIAKEGMMFTDYYGEQSCTAGRSTFITGQTVLRTGLSKVGLPGADLGLKEEDVTIAELLKPMGYMTGQFGKNHLGDKDEHLPTNHGFDEFFGNLYHLNAEEEPENVDYPSDPEFRKKFGPRGVIKSYADGKIEDTGPLTRKRMETVDAETLDAALDFMDRAVKADKPFFVWWNSTRMHFRTHVKEENLGKTGISFYADAMVEHDNHVGQLLKKVDDLGIKDNTIVFYSTDNGPHMNTWPDAGLTPFRGEKNTNWEGAYRVPAMVRWPGKIEAGTVSNEIMHHLDWMPTFVAAAGDADVKEKLLEGFQVGDTNYKLHLDGYNFLPYLTGETEAAPREEIFYFSDDGDLTALRYNNWKIVFMEQRAEGTLRIWAEPFTELRLPKIFNLRMDPYEVADITSNTYYDWMIDRAYMLVPAQAYVGKFLETFQEYPPRQKPASFSLEQVMEKLQENPNK is encoded by the coding sequence ATGAAAGCGAATCATGGTGCTAAGCGCCGATTAGCGATTCTTGCAGCGGCTCTGATGGGCTTTGCAAGTAGCAGTATCGCAGCAGAAAAACCAAACATTTTAGTCATATGGGGTGACGACATTGGCCAATCAAACGTGAGTGCATACACTTTTGGTTTGATGGGATACCAAACGCCAAACATCGACTCTATCGCCAAAGAAGGCATGATGTTTACCGACTATTACGGTGAACAATCTTGTACAGCCGGGCGTTCTACTTTTATCACTGGTCAAACCGTACTTCGCACTGGCTTGAGTAAAGTCGGTTTGCCGGGAGCAGATCTCGGCTTGAAAGAAGAAGACGTCACCATTGCTGAACTTCTCAAACCAATGGGCTACATGACAGGGCAATTTGGTAAGAATCACCTCGGTGATAAAGACGAACACTTACCGACTAACCACGGATTCGACGAATTTTTTGGCAACCTTTATCATTTGAACGCTGAGGAAGAACCTGAAAATGTCGACTACCCAAGCGACCCAGAGTTTCGTAAGAAGTTTGGTCCGCGTGGCGTGATCAAGTCTTATGCGGACGGTAAAATTGAAGATACCGGCCCGCTCACCCGCAAGCGTATGGAAACGGTTGATGCAGAGACACTCGATGCGGCGCTCGATTTTATGGATCGCGCAGTCAAAGCAGACAAGCCATTTTTCGTTTGGTGGAACTCCACTCGCATGCATTTCCGCACTCACGTGAAGGAAGAAAATCTCGGCAAAACCGGGATCAGTTTTTATGCCGATGCCATGGTTGAGCATGATAATCACGTTGGACAGCTGCTGAAAAAAGTGGATGATTTAGGCATTAAAGACAACACGATTGTGTTCTACTCAACCGATAATGGTCCACATATGAACACCTGGCCAGATGCTGGCTTAACGCCTTTCCGTGGCGAGAAAAACACCAACTGGGAAGGGGCATATCGTGTGCCAGCGATGGTACGTTGGCCAGGCAAAATCGAGGCCGGTACGGTTTCCAATGAAATCATGCACCATCTGGATTGGATGCCGACTTTCGTTGCAGCCGCGGGCGACGCTGATGTGAAAGAGAAACTATTGGAAGGTTTCCAAGTAGGTGATACTAACTACAAACTTCATCTTGATGGTTATAACTTCTTGCCTTATCTAACGGGTGAGACGGAAGCCGCACCACGTGAGGAGATTTTCTACTTCTCTGATGATGGTGATCTCACAGCGCTTCGTTACAACAATTGGAAAATTGTCTTTATGGAGCAGCGTGCAGAGGGAACCTTGCGCATTTGGGCAGAACCGTTTACTGAACTGCGTTTACCGAAAATCTTTAACTTACGTATGGACCCATACGAAGTGGCAGATATTACCTCCAACACTTACTATGACTGGATGATTGACCGCGCCTATATGTTGGTACCGGCGCAAGCCTACGTGGGCAAATTCTTAGAGACATTCCAAGAGTACCCACCAAGGCAAAAACCCGCCAGTTTCTCTCTCGAGCAAGTGATGGAGAAGCTGCAAGAAAATCCAAACAAGTAA
- a CDS encoding HAMP domain-containing sensor histidine kinase, whose translation MKKILFWRLFVALALGGVIFFSLLHSVAILSSEKMSYLKKAHQQEILDWGNQAQTLLENGDRNELNAWLNALAEKEDTWVTLVESNIKVIGGNELTERFWSGYGIGRSVEWKIHLDFPNNPIMEVALTPSNYHFLIILPDRMRPGTYMSHAFWTFRVVIPFIALLTLTIFIYRYVMKPMNSFSITAKEFSQGNYQARISDHTALGNDELSQVAKTFDKMAERTANVIQHNRNLIAEMSHEIRTPLARIEMATDCAANGLDKESMIDRIRIEVSNMRQMAEDTLTLAWLENEQPNLCTESFDLTELLDAIIDDAQFEFPDRIIVSEIPESLLLTSSNQRALSQAFENIIRNGLRFTPSNEALVIRACKQENTWVITISDSGPGLDPTLTESIFKPFFKADNQTHSRKGFGVGLALAKRHIEAIKGSISASNRKYQGLDMIITLPQPKN comes from the coding sequence ATGAAAAAGATTTTATTTTGGCGACTGTTTGTTGCGTTAGCTCTAGGTGGGGTTATCTTTTTCTCGCTACTGCATAGTGTTGCTATCTTATCCAGTGAGAAAATGAGCTATTTAAAGAAGGCTCATCAACAAGAAATTTTAGATTGGGGTAATCAAGCGCAAACATTGCTTGAAAATGGTGATAGGAATGAACTGAATGCTTGGCTTAATGCTCTAGCAGAAAAAGAAGATACTTGGGTCACGTTAGTTGAATCGAACATTAAAGTGATTGGCGGGAATGAGTTAACTGAGCGCTTTTGGTCTGGCTATGGGATTGGTCGAAGTGTTGAATGGAAGATTCATCTCGATTTTCCAAATAACCCAATCATGGAAGTCGCCTTAACACCTTCAAACTATCATTTTCTAATAATCTTACCTGATCGAATGAGACCCGGTACTTATATGTCTCATGCTTTTTGGACATTCCGTGTCGTCATCCCTTTTATTGCCTTACTGACGCTGACAATTTTCATTTACCGTTACGTAATGAAACCAATGAATAGTTTTTCTATTACCGCAAAGGAATTCAGCCAAGGTAATTATCAAGCTCGAATTAGCGATCATACCGCACTAGGTAATGATGAACTCAGCCAAGTCGCCAAGACCTTCGACAAAATGGCCGAGAGAACCGCGAATGTTATCCAACATAATCGTAATCTTATTGCCGAAATGTCTCATGAAATCAGAACACCTCTTGCCAGAATCGAAATGGCCACTGATTGCGCCGCTAATGGCTTAGACAAAGAAAGTATGATTGATAGAATTCGTATTGAAGTCAGTAATATGCGTCAAATGGCCGAAGATACATTGACTTTAGCTTGGCTCGAAAACGAACAACCTAATCTGTGCACCGAGTCATTTGATTTAACCGAACTACTTGATGCAATCATTGATGATGCTCAGTTCGAATTTCCAGATAGAATTATCGTCAGTGAGATCCCCGAATCATTGTTACTAACCTCCTCCAATCAACGAGCGCTCTCCCAAGCGTTTGAGAATATCATCCGCAATGGCCTGCGCTTTACACCAAGCAACGAAGCGCTTGTTATAAGGGCGTGCAAACAAGAAAACACCTGGGTCATCACGATTTCAGATTCAGGTCCGGGCCTCGACCCAACTTTAACTGAATCGATCTTCAAACCATTCTTTAAAGCCGACAATCAAACTCACTCTCGCAAAGGATTTGGCGTCGGCCTTGCGTTGGCTAAACGACATATCGAAGCAATTAAAGGTTCAATCAGCGCGAGCAATCGAAAATATCAGGGACTAGACATGATAATCACCCTGCCACAACCAAAGAATTAA
- a CDS encoding response regulator transcription factor, whose product MFDVGSSNSYLSTKDMGTSVYEREASILLVEDDATLSHQLTILLRNRHYRVMTLRCGSEALNTLKQQHFDLIILDINLPNIDGFELLSYIRSYSTTPTIMLTAFGAEEHRIQGLRFGADDYISKPCNFEEVSLRIEAVLRRTQNQNSISVRYLEYKELTLDKQRQEVMVNGNLGKQVITLTATQFQLLWVLTKNHGVIQNKPYLYQAVLEREFSLYDRSLDMHLSRIRKTLTQNGMDKERIKTVHGKGYLLK is encoded by the coding sequence ATGTTTGATGTAGGCAGCAGTAACAGTTACTTATCAACTAAAGATATGGGCACGTCAGTTTATGAACGTGAAGCATCGATCTTACTCGTCGAGGACGATGCAACCCTTAGCCATCAGCTAACCATTTTGTTGCGCAACCGACATTACCGAGTAATGACTCTCCGCTGCGGTTCAGAAGCTCTCAATACCCTAAAGCAACAACATTTTGACCTGATAATATTGGATATAAACTTACCGAATATTGATGGCTTTGAGCTCTTAAGCTATATCCGATCCTACTCCACCACCCCCACAATTATGCTCACCGCGTTTGGCGCTGAAGAGCACCGCATACAAGGGCTGCGATTTGGTGCGGATGATTACATAAGTAAACCGTGTAATTTTGAAGAAGTGAGTTTAAGAATTGAAGCGGTATTGAGGAGAACTCAGAACCAAAACTCAATATCTGTACGCTACTTGGAATATAAGGAACTTACCTTAGACAAACAACGCCAAGAAGTTATGGTCAACGGTAATCTCGGCAAACAAGTGATCACTCTTACAGCGACACAGTTTCAATTGCTTTGGGTTTTAACCAAGAATCATGGCGTAATACAAAATAAACCTTACCTTTACCAAGCCGTCTTGGAGCGTGAATTCAGTCTTTACGATCGCTCCCTCGATATGCATTTGAGCCGTATTCGCAAAACACTAACCCAAAATGGCATGGACAAGGAACGAATCAAAACCGTTCACGGCAAAGGGTATTTACTCAAATGA
- a CDS encoding DUF4381 domain-containing protein: MSVEHTPPSTYILRELHDVGVPESISWMPQTIGWQLLALLVLLLLLMLLVKRARHWWLNRYRSEAINALEQLDINHAIQPYQVFSILKIVLVHLNARHRSLHDIAFLQVLDDLMPSERDFSASFPANWLASLNDPNSNLDAAEREILVTQAKRWVLQHSNADLIPQSNWTSLLQRVGLKSRFEKSGDKK, from the coding sequence ATGTCAGTCGAACATACACCGCCAAGCACTTATATATTGCGTGAACTGCATGATGTGGGGGTACCTGAGAGCATCAGTTGGATGCCGCAGACCATCGGATGGCAACTGCTAGCGCTGCTGGTGTTATTACTATTGCTTATGTTGTTGGTAAAGCGCGCACGCCATTGGTGGTTAAATCGATATCGCAGCGAAGCCATCAATGCGCTCGAGCAGCTAGATATTAACCACGCCATACAACCTTATCAGGTGTTTTCTATTCTCAAGATTGTGCTAGTGCATCTCAATGCGCGCCACCGTTCACTTCATGATATCGCTTTTTTACAGGTGCTTGATGACTTGATGCCAAGTGAACGGGACTTTTCCGCTAGTTTCCCTGCTAACTGGTTAGCGAGCCTAAATGATCCCAATAGCAATTTGGATGCAGCCGAGAGGGAGATCTTAGTTACGCAAGCCAAACGCTGGGTTTTACAGCACAGCAACGCTGATTTAATTCCTCAATCTAATTGGACGAGTTTGCTGCAGAGAGTCGGGTTAAAAAGCCGTTTTGAAAAGTCAGGGGATAAGAAATGA
- a CDS encoding DUF58 domain-containing protein: protein MAKPTLVPQSQQLDSRLYCDYARLVRLQAQAESFSLLPHLKAGSVLSGRHNSLFRGRGLNFEELRHYQLGDDIRNLDWKVTLRTGKPHVRSYTEEKDRNVIICIDQRSAMFFASDKVMKSVVAAESAAVCAWRVLKDGDRVGFVVATPQRILHSKPQRSQHHLLAQLKQLAQFNQALNVNSRDSEQVSFKSWIELIKRMRPKQSTLIFISDWRDCQAKDLDQLKQLQQHNDVLAITVNDAFEHSLPQHLANANWVVGDGQYQLNLDTHSKVDLASNELRQQSQMQRHALVKLMAMKHLPHIELDTAGQHISQLQKMVGGR, encoded by the coding sequence ATGGCAAAGCCAACACTGGTTCCTCAATCTCAACAACTCGACTCGAGGCTTTATTGTGACTATGCGCGCTTGGTGAGGTTACAAGCGCAAGCTGAGTCGTTTTCACTCCTACCGCATTTAAAAGCTGGCAGTGTTTTATCTGGTCGACACAACTCGCTTTTTCGTGGGCGTGGTCTGAATTTTGAAGAGTTACGCCATTATCAACTGGGTGATGATATTCGTAATCTAGACTGGAAGGTGACACTGCGCACGGGTAAACCGCATGTGCGCAGCTATACCGAAGAAAAAGATCGCAATGTCATCATATGTATTGATCAACGCAGCGCGATGTTCTTTGCCTCTGACAAGGTAATGAAATCGGTAGTGGCGGCGGAGAGTGCCGCTGTGTGTGCTTGGCGAGTACTCAAAGATGGCGACCGCGTAGGTTTTGTTGTTGCGACGCCACAGCGCATATTGCATAGCAAACCACAACGCTCACAACACCATTTACTTGCACAGTTAAAGCAGTTAGCGCAGTTTAACCAAGCGTTAAATGTTAACTCTCGAGACAGTGAACAGGTCAGTTTTAAGTCTTGGATAGAGTTAATTAAACGCATGCGTCCCAAGCAATCAACGTTGATCTTCATTAGCGACTGGCGAGATTGCCAAGCCAAGGATTTAGATCAGCTCAAGCAATTGCAGCAACATAATGATGTGTTGGCGATAACGGTCAATGATGCGTTTGAACACTCTTTGCCGCAGCATTTGGCTAACGCCAACTGGGTAGTGGGTGATGGTCAATATCAGCTGAATCTAGATACACACAGCAAAGTCGACCTCGCGAGTAATGAGTTGCGGCAGCAAAGCCAAATGCAACGTCATGCGCTGGTGAAGTTAATGGCAATGAAGCATTTGCCACATATCGAGTTGGATACCGCAGGGCAACATATTAGTCAGCTGCAAAAAATGGTTGGGGGGCGTTAA
- a CDS encoding multiheme c-type cytochrome — MQWTLAVRWIGLLFWLLATGLANAESVNAQPQANQYVGSEVCRDCHQEQAEAWQGSHHDMAMKHADPLSVRGDFADATVKFKNQDNRFFMRGDEYWVNIQGPDGQYRDYQILYTFGWEPLQQYMVQFEDGRVQVIPFAWDTREKQKGGQRWFHLYPETTPTDEFYWTNSGQNWNFMCADCHSTNLSKNYDATTNTYNTRWSEINVGCEACHGAASQHVERVKNAQLADKKQAHVGLTRDLAQAVNEWVFKQGSTTMQPKAIHPTDQLQTCAQCHSRRTQLNETADHVKGSFLDKYRLSLITPELYHHDGQIYDENYVYGSFLQSAMAEKGVTCTNCHDPHSAKLKVAEEAICSQCHLASEYTPEKHTFHQPDTEASQCTTCHMPKTTYMQVDPRRDHSWHVPRADISQHINTPNVCTSCHEDKTAQWADKQVAKWFPNSKYRNQQHFSVAFYADSIGHSGAADALAYSAQDSSLSDIIRGSALERMGGNTGKNTLVALARAVKHESELIRLGAIEGSAGYELNDRWQILVSLLSDPVLSIRAETAAALVSRYSEMSDAQRMLINDPLNEYLEIQRFNSDRGFGLVNLANVQRDMGDLADAEQLYLSAIEIEPYFENSYANLADLYRSQGKEASALAVLQQGMQAQPKSSALPYSMGLALLRADQSDQAVNYLRQAAQTAESNAQYWYVYGLALEHRDLLAASNALYQAYRVGGNPQHLYAQCEVLARNLSAGKVKAPFQQCLAELSQVAPPQVIEQLKSKIR; from the coding sequence ATGCAATGGACGTTGGCAGTCAGATGGATAGGTTTACTTTTTTGGCTACTCGCTACCGGGCTTGCAAATGCTGAGAGCGTGAATGCTCAGCCACAAGCTAATCAATATGTTGGATCTGAAGTGTGTCGTGATTGTCATCAAGAGCAAGCAGAGGCTTGGCAAGGGTCACACCATGATATGGCGATGAAGCATGCAGACCCTCTATCGGTACGGGGCGATTTTGCTGACGCGACGGTTAAGTTCAAAAACCAAGACAACCGCTTTTTCATGCGCGGTGACGAGTATTGGGTCAATATTCAAGGTCCTGATGGTCAATATCGTGATTATCAAATTCTCTATACCTTCGGTTGGGAGCCGCTGCAGCAATACATGGTCCAGTTTGAGGATGGGCGAGTGCAAGTGATACCGTTTGCATGGGACACTAGAGAGAAACAAAAAGGCGGGCAGCGATGGTTTCATCTATATCCCGAGACCACGCCGACAGATGAGTTTTATTGGACCAACAGCGGGCAGAACTGGAATTTTATGTGCGCAGATTGTCACTCGACCAATTTATCAAAGAATTATGATGCTACGACCAATACGTACAATACCCGGTGGTCTGAGATCAACGTCGGGTGCGAAGCCTGCCATGGGGCAGCAAGTCAGCATGTTGAGCGGGTAAAAAACGCACAATTAGCTGACAAAAAACAAGCGCACGTCGGTTTAACCCGCGATCTTGCTCAAGCGGTGAATGAGTGGGTATTTAAACAAGGCAGCACAACCATGCAGCCCAAAGCGATTCATCCAACTGATCAACTGCAGACTTGCGCTCAATGTCATAGCCGACGAACACAACTTAATGAAACAGCAGATCATGTTAAAGGTTCATTTCTTGATAAGTACCGTTTGAGCCTTATCACGCCAGAGCTTTATCATCATGATGGTCAAATTTATGATGAAAACTATGTCTATGGTTCATTTTTACAATCGGCAATGGCAGAAAAAGGCGTAACTTGTACCAACTGTCATGATCCTCACAGTGCAAAACTCAAAGTGGCTGAAGAAGCCATTTGCAGCCAATGCCATTTAGCCAGCGAATATACCCCTGAGAAACATACTTTCCACCAGCCTGACACTGAAGCGTCGCAATGTACGACCTGTCATATGCCGAAAACCACTTATATGCAGGTGGATCCAAGGCGTGACCACAGCTGGCATGTGCCACGCGCCGACATAAGCCAGCATATTAACACCCCTAATGTGTGTACTTCCTGCCATGAGGATAAAACTGCGCAGTGGGCGGATAAGCAAGTAGCGAAATGGTTCCCTAATTCAAAATATCGTAATCAGCAGCACTTTTCGGTCGCGTTTTATGCCGATTCGATTGGTCATAGTGGTGCGGCCGACGCGTTGGCTTATTCGGCGCAAGATTCATCCTTAAGCGACATCATTCGCGGCTCTGCGTTGGAGCGAATGGGGGGCAATACTGGCAAGAATACTTTGGTCGCGCTTGCACGGGCGGTCAAACATGAGTCTGAGCTGATTCGCTTAGGTGCGATAGAAGGCAGTGCCGGTTATGAATTGAATGATCGATGGCAGATTTTGGTGTCATTACTAAGTGATCCAGTGTTATCGATTCGCGCTGAAACCGCAGCCGCTTTGGTTAGCCGTTATAGCGAAATGAGTGATGCTCAAAGGATGCTAATTAATGATCCATTAAATGAATACCTCGAGATTCAGCGCTTTAATTCTGATCGCGGCTTTGGTTTGGTTAATTTAGCCAATGTTCAGCGTGACATGGGTGATTTAGCGGATGCGGAACAGCTTTACTTAAGCGCGATCGAAATCGAGCCCTATTTTGAAAACAGTTACGCCAATCTCGCCGATTTGTATCGCTCTCAAGGTAAGGAAGCGTCTGCATTAGCCGTTTTGCAACAAGGCATGCAGGCGCAGCCTAAGTCCAGCGCACTGCCCTATAGCATGGGGCTCGCCTTATTAAGGGCAGATCAAAGTGATCAAGCAGTGAATTACTTACGACAAGCGGCGCAAACCGCTGAGAGCAACGCACAATATTGGTATGTCTATGGATTGGCATTGGAGCATCGAGATTTGTTGGCAGCAAGTAACGCGCTTTACCAAGCCTATCGCGTCGGTGGTAATCCACAACATCTTTATGCGCAGTGCGAAGTGTTGGCAAGAAACCTAAGTGCCGGAAAGGTTAAAGCGCCATTTCAACAGTGTCTGGCTGAATTAAGCCAAGTCGCGCCGCCGCAAGTTATCGAGCAGCTGAAAAGCAAAATACGCTGA
- a CDS encoding arylsulfatase: MANQLTKLAVGVGVLATSSVAVAADKPNILAIFGDDVGYWNISAYNQGMMGYETPNIDRIANEGALFTDHYGQQSCTAGRASFITGQEPFRTGLLTIGMPGSTHGIPDWAPTIADLLKDQGYVTAQFGKNHLGDQDQHLPTNHGFDEFFGNLYHLNAEEEPETYYYPKDPEFRQKYGPRGVIKSYADGKIEDTGPMTRKRMETADEEFLESSLAFMEKAVKDDKPFFIWHNTTRMHVWTRLQEKYQGQSGVSIYADGMLEHDDHVGVLLDKLDELGVADNTIVIYSTDNGAETVSWPDGGATPFHGEKGTTWEGGMRVPQLVRWPGVIEPGTKINEMMAHQDWLPTLMAAAGVPDVKEKLAEGYQANGKEWRVHIDGYNFKPYFEGKQEQGPRESLLYFTANGELNAVRWHDWKLNFATLEGNISDAVRFSPNWPQIIHLRADPFERAPHESGMYLRWMADNMWLFVPIQDVLGDFFQTLPDYPMQQGQTMNPASINYQSLGLQGKMQQLEQLKQQVNSMQ; the protein is encoded by the coding sequence ATGGCTAATCAATTAACCAAACTGGCTGTTGGCGTTGGTGTGCTTGCCACATCATCCGTCGCTGTTGCTGCCGACAAACCCAATATCCTCGCTATTTTTGGCGACGATGTCGGTTACTGGAATATCAGTGCTTATAACCAAGGCATGATGGGATACGAAACCCCGAATATCGACCGCATCGCCAATGAAGGCGCACTATTTACTGACCACTATGGTCAGCAATCGTGTACGGCAGGACGTGCGTCCTTTATCACAGGTCAAGAGCCATTTCGTACTGGTTTGCTGACGATTGGCATGCCGGGATCAACCCACGGGATACCGGATTGGGCACCCACCATTGCCGATTTGCTTAAAGACCAAGGCTACGTAACGGCGCAGTTCGGTAAAAACCACTTAGGCGACCAAGATCAACACTTACCGACCAACCACGGTTTTGATGAATTCTTTGGCAACCTTTATCACTTGAACGCCGAGGAAGAACCTGAAACTTACTACTATCCAAAAGATCCTGAGTTTCGTCAGAAATACGGCCCGCGCGGTGTTATCAAGTCCTATGCGGATGGCAAAATCGAAGATACCGGTCCAATGACGCGCAAACGCATGGAAACCGCTGATGAGGAGTTCTTAGAATCCTCACTCGCCTTTATGGAAAAAGCGGTTAAAGACGACAAGCCTTTCTTTATCTGGCATAACACGACGCGTATGCACGTATGGACTCGTTTACAAGAGAAATACCAAGGTCAGTCTGGCGTCAGCATCTATGCCGACGGTATGTTAGAGCATGATGACCATGTCGGCGTATTGCTCGATAAACTGGATGAGCTTGGTGTAGCTGATAATACTATCGTGATCTACTCGACCGACAATGGTGCTGAAACAGTGTCTTGGCCAGATGGTGGCGCAACTCCATTCCATGGTGAAAAAGGCACAACTTGGGAAGGCGGTATGCGCGTTCCTCAATTAGTTCGTTGGCCGGGCGTGATTGAACCAGGTACAAAGATCAATGAGATGATGGCACACCAAGATTGGTTGCCAACACTCATGGCTGCGGCAGGCGTTCCTGATGTGAAAGAAAAACTGGCTGAAGGCTACCAAGCCAATGGCAAAGAATGGCGCGTTCATATTGATGGTTACAACTTCAAACCTTATTTTGAAGGCAAACAAGAGCAAGGTCCAAGAGAGTCGCTGCTCTACTTCACGGCGAATGGTGAACTAAACGCGGTACGCTGGCATGATTGGAAACTCAACTTCGCCACGCTAGAAGGCAACATCTCTGATGCGGTTCGCTTCTCACCAAACTGGCCGCAAATCATCCATCTACGTGCTGACCCGTTTGAGCGAGCACCGCATGAGTCTGGTATGTACCTGCGCTGGATGGCTGACAACATGTGGCTATTTGTCCCAATCCAAGATGTACTGGGGGATTTCTTCCAAACATTGCCTGACTATCCAATGCAGCAAGGTCAAACCATGAATCCTGCTTCAATCAATTACCAGTCACTTGGTTTACAAGGTAAGATGCAACAACTTGAGCAGTTGAAACAACAAGTGAATTCCATGCAATAA